From the genome of Leptolyngbyaceae cyanobacterium, one region includes:
- a CDS encoding PatA/PatG family cyanobactin maturation protease has protein sequence MPDLITIPGIPELWKRTKGDPRIKIAILDGAADLERGCFVGANITQFKPYWAEDIELNDEYYYYLKLATEFNQQQKAKKEADPDHNKDETKKEREAFFARFPEQIRRRIDLSSHATHIASTILGQHGSPVPGIAPHCTAINIPISFAGDDFISPINLTHAINEALKAGANIIHIAACHPTQTGVSHELFARAVKQCQDNNILIVAPGGNNKGECWCIPAILPGVLTVGAIRDDGQPFKFSNYGGDYQSKGVMANGENILGAQPGTDEPIREKGTSCAAPIVTGISALLMSIQLQRGEKPDAEAVRQAILNSAIPCNPKEVEEPERCLMGKLNIPGAFQLLTGEPLTSIQPFSTIHPEINDAVAKLTEGYDPSPTPPLRGEGLSDSPFPAREGGWGVRFSEFANSITDSQADCGTTQPSNTTVVTLTPSQPTEGITPSAASKLVYALGTIGYDFGSEARRDTFKQLMPAFEIDGTVIPPNPYDARQMVDYLSENPSEAKALIWTLNQELKPIYVLEPRQGFAADVYETLILMLAGQIEPEDSDDFIERVSIPAKTTDKTVQLFSGQEIPVITLINIRGMYGWKINNLVEAALQSVAAQAPQVDEIAMRQALISFVNKVYFEFQNLGQTSKDRALNFSVTNAFQAASSFAEAISRGMQLDTIEVEKSPFCRINSDCWDVILKFFDPENSRRAKRVYRFTVDVSDRIPVTLGEVRSWSVPK, from the coding sequence ATGCCCGACCTCATCACCATCCCCGGAATACCGGAACTTTGGAAGCGGACAAAAGGCGACCCCCGCATCAAAATCGCCATCCTCGACGGTGCAGCAGACTTAGAACGGGGTTGCTTTGTTGGCGCAAACATTACCCAATTTAAACCTTATTGGGCAGAAGATATCGAACTAAACGACGAATATTATTACTACCTTAAATTAGCTACAGAATTTAACCAACAACAAAAAGCCAAAAAAGAAGCAGACCCAGACCACAACAAGGACGAAACCAAAAAAGAAAGAGAAGCCTTTTTTGCCCGGTTCCCCGAACAGATTCGCAGACGCATCGACTTATCCAGTCATGCCACCCACATTGCCAGTACCATCTTAGGACAACACGGTTCACCCGTCCCCGGCATTGCCCCCCATTGCACGGCTATTAATATTCCCATTTCCTTCGCAGGCGATGACTTCATCTCTCCCATTAACCTCACCCACGCTATCAACGAAGCCTTAAAAGCAGGCGCAAACATTATCCACATCGCCGCCTGTCACCCCACTCAAACAGGGGTATCCCATGAATTATTTGCTCGTGCTGTCAAACAATGCCAAGACAATAATATTTTAATTGTCGCTCCTGGTGGCAACAACAAAGGAGAATGTTGGTGCATTCCTGCCATTCTTCCCGGAGTCCTTACTGTCGGTGCAATCCGCGATGACGGACAACCTTTTAAATTCAGTAATTATGGTGGAGATTATCAAAGTAAAGGCGTAATGGCAAATGGGGAAAATATCTTAGGCGCACAACCGGGAACCGACGAACCGATTCGCGAAAAAGGCACCAGTTGCGCTGCACCCATTGTTACCGGAATCTCAGCATTATTAATGAGCATACAACTGCAACGCGGCGAAAAACCCGATGCCGAGGCAGTTCGCCAAGCTATTTTAAATAGTGCTATTCCTTGCAACCCTAAAGAAGTAGAAGAACCGGAACGCTGTTTAATGGGTAAATTAAATATTCCCGGTGCATTCCAATTACTAACCGGAGAACCGTTAACCAGTATTCAACCTTTTAGCACAATTCACCCGGAAATCAACGATGCTGTTGCTAAATTAACTGAGGGGTATGACCCCTCCCCAACCCCTCCCCTAAGAGGAGAGGGGCTTTCGGACTCCCCCTTCCCTGCGAGGGAAGGGGGTTGGGGGGTTAGGTTTTCCGAATTCGCCAACAGCATCACTGATTCCCAGGCGGACTGCGGTACAACGCAACCATCCAATACAACGGTTGTTACCCTCACCCCCAGTCAACCCACCGAAGGCATCACTCCCAGCGCCGCCTCCAAACTCGTCTACGCCTTGGGAACCATCGGTTACGACTTTGGCAGCGAAGCTAGGCGCGACACCTTCAAACAACTCATGCCAGCATTTGAAATTGACGGTACAGTAATTCCCCCCAATCCCTACGATGCCCGTCAAATGGTCGATTATCTCTCAGAAAATCCCAGTGAAGCCAAAGCCTTAATTTGGACGCTCAATCAAGAACTTAAACCCATTTATGTCTTAGAACCAAGACAGGGTTTTGCTGCGGATGTCTACGAAACATTGATCCTGATGTTGGCGGGACAAATTGAACCGGAAGACAGCGATGATTTTATCGAACGTGTCAGCATTCCCGCCAAAACCACCGATAAAACCGTGCAGCTATTTTCAGGGCAAGAAATTCCCGTAATTACCTTAATCAATATCAGGGGAATGTACGGTTGGAAAATCAACAATTTAGTCGAAGCAGCTTTGCAAAGTGTCGCTGCCCAAGCACCGCAAGTTGATGAAATTGCCATGCGACAAGCTCTTATTAGCTTCGTAAATAAAGTTTATTTTGAGTTCCAAAATTTAGGACAAACTTCTAAAGACAGGGCGTTGAATTTTTCCGTTACTAACGCTTTCCAAGCAGCTTCGAGCTTCGCTGAAGCGATTTCCAGAGGAATGCAACTCGATACGATTGAAGTAGAAAAAAGCCCGTTTTGTCGGATTAATAGCGATTGTTGGGATGTGATATTAAAGTTTTTCGATCCGGAAAACAGTCGCAGGGCGAAGAGGGTTTATCGGTTTACCGTTGATGTGAGTGACAGAATTCCCGTCACTTTGGGCGAAGTTCGTTCTTGGTCTGTGCCAAAATGA
- a CDS encoding ATP-binding protein has product MPSLDARSIASILFLQRQAASLLLYQSVLQEEPGIAFINLLDALRRRDADGIVYLSAYGRWFRAVAATNLSWQDYLLKQILRNDNPFTQQLQKQDLASLSPALVAAVQQDLQALQSLYECSGAELSCWVQEASELPLAPVAWYRDDDGTSFLSKLEKKTIAFLQESENWADAIEDLATYYRECGVGIFAEYRAFRWQSGQLIGIGNPDPIKLNELVGYQTQKEALVKNTEFLLTGFSALNVLLYGSRGSGKSSLVKGLLNEYWDSNLRLIEVSKADLKDLAIIVNRLRDLRQKFIIFVDDLSFEEDDDAFKSLKVVLEGNITARPQNVVVYATSNRRHLVREFFADRPRPKDAEEIHNWDTVQEKLSFSDRFGLTLTFEPANQKTYLEIINHLTAQAGIAIDPEQLEKRALQWATRHNGRSGRTARQFVDFLRAELAISE; this is encoded by the coding sequence ATGCCTTCTCTAGATGCTCGATCGATCGCTTCGATCCTTTTCCTCCAACGCCAAGCGGCGTCTCTGTTGTTGTATCAGTCTGTTCTCCAGGAAGAACCGGGAATAGCTTTCATCAACTTGCTGGATGCTTTGCGACGACGAGATGCTGATGGGATAGTCTACTTATCTGCTTATGGGAGATGGTTTCGCGCCGTTGCCGCTACCAATCTCAGCTGGCAAGATTATTTACTCAAACAAATTCTCCGTAACGATAACCCATTTACTCAGCAATTGCAAAAGCAAGATTTGGCTAGTTTGTCACCAGCTTTGGTAGCAGCCGTTCAGCAGGATTTACAAGCTTTGCAAAGTCTCTACGAGTGTAGCGGTGCAGAACTGAGTTGTTGGGTACAAGAGGCATCGGAGTTACCTTTAGCACCTGTTGCTTGGTATCGCGATGACGATGGAACGAGCTTTTTATCAAAATTAGAAAAAAAGACGATCGCATTTCTGCAAGAATCAGAAAATTGGGCAGACGCCATCGAAGATTTAGCCACTTACTATCGAGAATGCGGCGTTGGTATATTTGCCGAATATCGCGCTTTCCGCTGGCAGTCGGGACAGTTAATCGGCATTGGCAATCCCGATCCGATTAAACTAAATGAGTTAGTTGGTTATCAAACTCAAAAAGAAGCTTTAGTAAAAAATACCGAGTTTTTACTGACGGGTTTTTCAGCCCTGAACGTGTTACTTTATGGCAGTCGCGGTTCGGGAAAATCTTCTTTAGTTAAAGGATTGTTGAACGAATATTGGGATAGCAATCTCCGTTTGATTGAAGTTTCTAAAGCTGACTTGAAAGATTTAGCAATTATCGTGAATCGCTTGCGCGATCTCAGACAGAAATTTATTATTTTTGTAGACGACCTCTCCTTTGAGGAAGATGACGACGCTTTTAAATCACTCAAAGTAGTATTGGAAGGCAATATAACTGCTAGACCGCAAAATGTCGTGGTTTATGCTACTTCTAATCGGCGTCATCTAGTGCGAGAATTTTTTGCAGACCGCCCCCGTCCTAAGGATGCCGAGGAAATTCATAATTGGGATACGGTACAAGAAAAGCTTTCATTTAGCGATCGCTTTGGTTTAACTCTTACTTTTGAGCCAGCTAATCAAAAAACTTATTTAGAAATTATTAATCATTTAACCGCACAAGCTGGTATTGCGATCGATCCGGAACAATTAGAAAAGCGGGCATTACAATGGGCAACTCGCCACAACGGACGTTCTGGCAGGACAGCACGCCAATTTGTTGATTTTCTAAGGGCTGAGTTGGCAATTTCAGAATAG
- a CDS encoding PAS domain S-box protein — translation MQDKEKTKDELIEELVALRQQLVEIEQTKFPQVRSPASSNKIHVSGCDIEWQVERGTFTIAGVPGILMWLDTTLAGLMSAFQAMVGNQRFALALQSEGRKSVETDWQVISQFETFEEGFATLATMARAAGWGNMQLLDIDWEKQLCRFRVADSWEGRYQKALGVCWGSGMMAGKFAGVCTKLFDTNCWSEQTSFIARGDEFDEFVVRSSDRTLEEELDRLLATDSATRADMAVALEKLRQEIAQREKIEAEREQLLHQLEIERSLFEAVLRQMPAGVIIADRVTGKTILANQQVEAILGYPAISEIERYDEYTGIHEDGTPLRKEEYPIARSLKTGETIVKEEVEFIHTNGSRGFVEISSAPIYDRKEITAAVAIFNDITEAKRAKEELRRSEAKFRRLVDANIIGVVSATTDGAITDANDAFLKMTNYTRQDVAEGRVRWDEMTPPDLRYLDVPALEELITKGAHTPYEKAFISKDNRRVPVLVGAALLENDPRENVISFILDLSQRKRAEEAVRENAERLNLALSVTHLGDWSWDAATDAVTLSDRAAEIFGIPSGSFVTWRMMRELLHPEDRERARLAVERAIAERIDYDIEYRLVDRDRTTKWISAKGRAQYNANGQVLRMLGVVQEVTDRKLAEEEKERLLALEQAARLEAENANRIKDQFLAVLSHELRSPLNPILGWTNLLRTRQLDEKTTEKALETIERNAKLQTQLIEDLLDVSRILRGKMVLNVDRVNLISTIDAALETVRLAAEAKGIEIQTWLDWNVGQISGDAGRLQQVFWNLLSNAIKFTPTGGRVEVRLESIGSFAQIQIKDTGMGISPEFLPYVFDYFRQADGGTTRKFGGLGLGLAIVRQLTELHGGTVEAGSLGEGMGATFTIRLPLIETIEETNQDCQLPVTPNNLSGWRILVVDDDADIRELVSIILAEYGANIKVAASGKEALSILDEFQPDILISDIGMPEVDGYMLIRQIRSRSVWEGGKIPAIALTAYAAEYDREQALAAGFQKHIAKPVDTTELISAIFSLLSY, via the coding sequence ATGCAAGATAAAGAAAAAACTAAAGATGAGTTGATTGAAGAACTAGTTGCTTTGCGTCAACAACTAGTAGAAATAGAACAAACAAAGTTTCCCCAGGTACGATCGCCAGCCTCATCAAATAAAATTCACGTCTCGGGTTGCGATATCGAATGGCAGGTGGAACGAGGCACTTTTACGATCGCGGGAGTTCCGGGCATCCTGATGTGGTTAGATACAACCCTAGCTGGCTTGATGTCTGCTTTTCAGGCAATGGTAGGTAACCAAAGGTTTGCTTTGGCACTCCAAAGTGAGGGGCGCAAAAGCGTGGAAACAGATTGGCAAGTGATTTCTCAATTTGAAACTTTTGAGGAAGGATTTGCTACTTTAGCAACAATGGCGCGGGCAGCTGGTTGGGGAAATATGCAACTGCTCGATATAGATTGGGAAAAACAATTATGTCGCTTTCGAGTAGCGGATAGTTGGGAAGGACGTTATCAAAAAGCGCTGGGGGTGTGCTGGGGTAGCGGAATGATGGCGGGTAAGTTTGCGGGTGTCTGTACTAAGCTGTTCGATACGAATTGCTGGAGCGAACAAACGTCGTTTATTGCTAGGGGTGATGAATTTGATGAGTTTGTAGTGCGATCGAGCGATCGCACTTTGGAAGAAGAACTCGATCGACTGTTGGCAACAGATAGCGCTACTCGTGCGGATATGGCAGTTGCTTTAGAAAAACTCAGACAAGAGATCGCGCAAAGGGAAAAGATCGAAGCAGAAAGAGAACAATTGCTACATCAATTAGAAATCGAACGATCGCTTTTTGAAGCCGTGCTACGGCAAATGCCTGCGGGAGTAATTATTGCCGATCGGGTAACTGGTAAAACGATTTTAGCCAATCAGCAAGTAGAAGCGATTTTGGGCTATCCAGCGATTTCTGAAATAGAAAGATACGACGAATATACGGGTATTCACGAAGACGGTACGCCTCTTAGAAAAGAAGAATACCCGATCGCGCGATCGCTGAAAACGGGAGAAACGATCGTGAAAGAAGAAGTCGAGTTCATCCATACAAACGGCAGTCGCGGTTTTGTAGAAATCAGTTCCGCACCAATTTACGATCGCAAAGAAATTACTGCCGCCGTCGCCATTTTTAACGATATTACGGAAGCCAAACGCGCCAAGGAAGAACTGCGCCGCAGCGAAGCCAAATTTCGACGATTAGTAGATGCCAATATCATCGGTGTAGTTTCGGCGACTACGGACGGTGCAATTACCGATGCCAACGATGCTTTCTTGAAAATGACGAACTACACCCGCCAAGATGTCGCAGAGGGACGGGTGCGCTGGGACGAAATGACACCGCCGGATTTACGCTATCTGGACGTACCTGCTTTAGAGGAATTGATTACGAAAGGAGCACATACTCCTTATGAAAAAGCATTTATCAGTAAAGATAATCGTCGAGTACCCGTTCTAGTGGGGGCAGCCCTTTTAGAGAACGATCCCCGCGAAAACGTGATTAGTTTTATTCTCGATCTGAGTCAGCGCAAACGAGCGGAAGAGGCGGTGCGGGAAAATGCAGAACGGTTAAATTTGGCACTATCAGTTACTCATTTGGGAGACTGGAGTTGGGATGCCGCAACCGATGCGGTAACGTTAAGCGATCGAGCGGCGGAAATTTTCGGTATCCCATCCGGATCGTTCGTGACTTGGCGGATGATGAGAGAACTACTTCATCCAGAAGATAGGGAACGGGCTCGCTTAGCAGTGGAAAGAGCGATCGCCGAACGGATTGATTACGATATCGAGTATCGGTTAGTCGATCGCGATCGCACCACAAAGTGGATTTCTGCCAAAGGACGCGCCCAATATAATGCTAACGGTCAAGTTTTGCGGATGTTGGGAGTAGTGCAAGAGGTAACCGATCGCAAATTGGCAGAGGAAGAAAAAGAGCGATTGCTAGCGCTAGAGCAAGCAGCACGCCTGGAAGCAGAGAACGCTAATCGAATCAAGGATCAGTTTTTGGCAGTGCTTTCCCATGAATTGCGATCGCCTCTCAACCCCATTTTAGGCTGGACTAATTTATTGCGAACTCGCCAGTTAGATGAAAAAACCACCGAAAAAGCTTTAGAAACGATCGAACGCAACGCCAAATTGCAAACACAATTAATCGAAGACTTGCTCGATGTTTCTCGCATTCTACGCGGCAAAATGGTCTTAAATGTTGACCGAGTTAACTTAATCAGCACCATTGACGCTGCTTTAGAAACTGTGCGATTAGCAGCAGAAGCAAAAGGAATTGAAATTCAAACTTGGCTGGATTGGAATGTCGGGCAAATTTCTGGTGATGCCGGTCGCCTTCAGCAAGTTTTTTGGAACTTACTTTCTAATGCGATTAAGTTTACCCCGACTGGCGGACGAGTGGAAGTGCGTTTAGAATCAATTGGTTCTTTTGCTCAAATCCAAATTAAAGATACCGGAATGGGGATCTCACCCGAATTTCTGCCGTATGTATTTGATTATTTCCGACAAGCTGATGGGGGTACTACGCGCAAATTTGGTGGACTGGGATTAGGATTAGCGATCGTGCGCCAATTAACCGAACTGCATGGCGGTACTGTGGAAGCGGGAAGTTTGGGAGAAGGAATGGGGGCGACTTTCACGATTAGGCTACCTCTGATCGAAACAATTGAGGAAACTAATCAAGATTGTCAGTTACCCGTTACTCCTAATAACTTAAGTGGCTGGCGAATTTTAGTGGTAGATGATGATGCAGATATCAGAGAGTTAGTCAGTATTATTTTGGCAGAATACGGAGCAAATATAAAAGTTGCGGCTTCTGGAAAAGAAGCTTTATCTATATTAGATGAGTTTCAACCAGATATTTTAATTAGCGATATTGGAATGCCAGAAGTAGATGGTTATATGCTGATCCGTCAGATCAGGTCGCGATCGGTATGGGAAGGAGGAAAAATTCCGGCGATCGCTTTAACTGCTTATGCAGCAGAATACGATCGCGAACAAGCGCTAGCAGCCGGATTTCAGAAACATATTGCCAAACCCGTAGATACCACGGAATTAATATCAGCAATTTTTAGTTTATTGAGTTATTGA
- a CDS encoding tetratricopeptide repeat protein, which yields MSRRMLLWTTVFIATLGIVTIVPSRMMAQKPTLSAEQCAEVEEAKRLIQQASQLYKQGRYAQAIPIVERALAMQENVLGSEHPDFALSLIALGELHLKMGNQTQAEALFRRSQATRLYTLGSQYSDAVVCQNRSDGARGRRG from the coding sequence ATGAGCCGGAGAATGCTGCTGTGGACAACTGTTTTTATCGCCACGCTGGGTATTGTAACGATCGTTCCTAGTAGAATGATGGCACAAAAGCCAACGCTTTCTGCCGAACAGTGTGCTGAAGTGGAAGAAGCAAAACGCCTGATCCAGCAAGCTTCTCAGCTTTACAAACAAGGTAGGTACGCTCAAGCAATTCCTATTGTGGAACGCGCTTTGGCTATGCAGGAGAATGTTTTGGGTTCGGAACATCCCGATTTCGCTCTCAGTCTGATCGCTCTGGGAGAACTGCACCTCAAAATGGGAAATCAAACTCAAGCCGAAGCTCTTTTCCGGCGCTCTCAAGCTACTCGATTGTATACCCTTGGGTCTCAGTATTCTGATGCAGTAGTTTGTCAAAATAGAAGTGATGGGGCTAGGGGAAGAAGGGGCTAG
- a CDS encoding Dps family protein — translation MRPLNIGLSTEQRQGVIDLLNRDLSDAYLLLIKTKKYHWDVVGPQFRSLHQMWEEHYTALTENIDAIAERVRALGGYPLGTAEGFLKYASLKEDAGSLPNAQGMVENLVNDHEQVIRNYRDHIDQCAEKFHDQGTADFLTGLMEQHEEMAWMLRSFIEGEDIVPDGKLKSELKVPVNSK, via the coding sequence ATGCGCCCATTAAATATTGGTTTATCAACCGAACAACGTCAAGGTGTAATCGATTTATTAAACCGCGATTTATCCGACGCTTATCTACTTTTAATTAAAACCAAAAAGTACCATTGGGACGTAGTAGGGCCACAATTCCGTTCGTTGCACCAAATGTGGGAAGAGCATTACACTGCTTTAACGGAAAACATTGATGCGATCGCAGAACGAGTCCGCGCTTTAGGTGGCTATCCCTTAGGTACAGCCGAAGGTTTCCTGAAATATGCCTCCCTCAAAGAAGATGCTGGCAGCCTGCCGAACGCTCAAGGTATGGTAGAAAACCTCGTCAACGATCACGAACAAGTGATCCGCAACTACCGCGATCATATTGACCAATGTGCAGAAAAATTCCACGATCAAGGTACAGCTGATTTCTTAACAGGTTTGATGGAACAGCACGAAGAAATGGCTTGGATGTTGCGTTCCTTTATCGAAGGTGAAGATATCGTTCCCGACGGTAAGCTGAAGTCAGAATTGAAAGTTCCAGTGAACTCTAAGTAA
- a CDS encoding tellurite resistance TerB family protein, translated as MGLFDKITGGRRQTQTTLGPAEGFAAIALIAVAADGYMTDSEAQVISSTLSRMQLFRSYPGDVMRRMIDKLLGILQREGVDALFNAALATLPDELKETVFAVATDIVLADGEVTEEEEKLLNDLYRALEISEATAIKIIDVMMIKNKG; from the coding sequence ATGGGCTTGTTCGATAAAATAACTGGTGGTCGCAGGCAAACCCAAACAACGCTAGGGCCAGCCGAAGGATTTGCCGCGATCGCGTTAATCGCAGTCGCCGCAGATGGTTACATGACTGATTCGGAAGCTCAAGTTATTAGCAGTACTCTATCTCGGATGCAACTTTTCCGGAGTTATCCCGGAGATGTCATGCGAAGAATGATCGATAAACTCCTGGGAATTCTCCAACGAGAAGGAGTTGATGCTTTATTTAATGCTGCGCTGGCTACTCTTCCCGATGAATTAAAAGAAACTGTTTTTGCCGTAGCAACGGATATCGTTTTGGCAGATGGAGAAGTTACTGAAGAAGAAGAAAAACTGTTGAACGATCTTTACCGCGCTTTAGAAATTTCCGAAGCAACCGCCATCAAAATTATCGATGTAATGATGATCAAAAATAAAGGTTGA